GGTAGTGAGTGGTTACTGGTTACAGAGGGTATATGGGTACTCTATAAACTTGctgcttaattttgctgtgaacctaaaacgtctctaaaaaagaaagtggtgtttgtttgtttgtttgtttgtttgtttttaataaattactgggaaaatgacatttaaaaagaaaaaacagcgaattattttataatcaagtTCAGTATACATAAAATTGTTGCCAAATTGCAATAAAAGTTTCTAAAGGGATACTGTCAGTTTCTATATTTAAAAGGactgtcacagtttgtgagttaaatTTGGAGTAGCAGTAAATTATATGTTCTTGAATAAAGAATATCAAGAAAAATCGATAAACAGAACCAAACTATACGTAAGTGTGAGCTGAAAGTTAGAGACCATAAGAGCCCACAGACTTTTAGAGTGGAGTGGTGTGGTTAGGAGGCATGGAGAACAGGTGGTTCATGCTCTGGGAGGGTGGACGGAGGCAAGCGAGCAGCTCAGGTAGAGGGCATAGTGCATGCATACTCAAAGTGTGTTCAGGAAATCCTCAAATgtactagagagagagagagtcttacaAGGAGTAGTGGGAGAAAAATATGGAGCTAGGCAGGGCTAGATTGTTCAGGACTGTAAATGGCATGGTAAAGAGTTTGGGTGTTGTATGCTAGGTATtggggaaggatttttttttttttttaacttgagaaaataatttattttgttccagAATTTGGGATCAGAAACAACTTGGTAGGACTGACTCATATCTTTTCCATACAGGATCAGCTGCGGCATATTGATTGGCTCAGGTACATGCCAGGCTGGCAAGTTGGTGCTGGCTGCTTGTTGGGAGTTCAGCTGGGGATTTTGCCTGGGCTTCAGTTCTTCTCCACGTTAGCCTTCCTTATAGCATGGTAGCTGGGTTCCTAGACCAAATATCCTAAACATGACGAAGTTGAAGCTGCGATTCTTTCTGTGTTTAGGCCAGGAAACTGGTACAGAATCATTTCCACCGTATGCTACTGTTCAAACAGTTGAATGCCAGGATTTAAGATAAGGGAACATAGACTCCATCTCTCGATAATTGGAGTGAGAGGAATTTGCACCATTTTTAATCTATCGGATGAAGTGAGTACTAAATTTCAGCCCTCTCTTGCTCCCTCGCCCAGATACTCTTCAGTGAACAACGTGTACTGCTGTATATATGGCAGCCTTCCAGGAGAGGTCCACAAGTGAAACTCTCATGTGGTTTGGCTTTTTTAAGTAGGGGAAGTATAAGGGCACGGATGACAAGTTGAGAAAATTGGGCGTCTCAGGAATATAACACGAGAGACTAGGTGTAAAGCACCACATTGTTCAAGAGCAGGGTAAAGTGTATTTTAACTTCCACGGCTTTTTGTCAACGATCTTACAAGTAGTCCTTAAGTGTAGTTCGTGATTGTTCAGTTAATTATGTCTCACTATTTGTGTTAATCTTACTGAAAAAATCTTGAAacttcaccttttaaaatttgaagaaatagatTTATCCGAAGTACCTCCTTTATTATCTCTCAATCTCCGTATATATTTaaactctaaaattttaaatggtgacTGATACATATCTAACTGTATATGCctagaaaacatatatatgtaatgtatacacacacatatatgtatacctCATTTTATCATacttcacagatactgtgttctttacagattgaaggtttgtggcaatcctGCATCAGCAAGTCTTTTGACTCCATTTTTCCAACAACATTtgctcacttcctgtctctgttaCATTTTGGGAATTCTtggaatatttcaaacttttccacTATTAtgatatttgttatggtgatcagtGATTGACTTGCTGAAtgttcagatgatggttagcatttttcagccataaagtatgttttaattaaggtatgtacattggttgtttttttagacataatgttatTGCACACTTACTAGACTACAGTataatgtaaacataacttttacatgcaaatgaaaccaaaaatttcatttgactcactttattgcagtggtctagAACAGAACCTGCAATATCTCCCAGCCATGTCTGCAAACACATTAACACACCCCTCCATGTATACTGTACCTAACTTCTAAGCTACCTACTCCTTATGGTCTAATACAAGAATAAACATCCTATTCCTCTGTTCCTTTTAACAGTGAAAAGTTTGGTGACTTACTAGTTAGTAGATAGGGAAAAGGAGTCATTCTAAATGTTGCCATTGACATCTTCATCCACTTCTGTGCCTGTTTGTAATTTGTGGGAGGACAGGGTAATCAGTATActtctgtgcttttttaaaatgcaagtagCCCAGGCAGAGTTAGAGCTTAAATCCTTATGAGTGAATTTTCCACCTGAATTTCCACAACATAGATTCATAATATGATCCTAAAGATTATCTCCTTTCATAAGGAGAATGGAGAATATCTGTGACTAGAGTAAGACAATTTAATAccttatatttccattttcttggaTCTAAACATGGAGATAATGTTACTGTATTGAGGAAGTATAAAGTAATAAATGCAAAAgcattttcacataattttgtaaagccataaaaatggaagatatttttaagaatgaagttGAATTAGACACACTTACTTTAATAATAACtgatgtttggggcgcctgggtggcgcagtcggttaagcgtccgacttcagccaggtcacgatcttgcggtccgtgagttcgagccccgcgtcaagctctgggctgatggctcagagcctggagcctgtttccaattctgtgtctccctctctctctgcccctcccccgttcatgctctgtctctctctgtcccaaaaataaataaacgttgaaaaaaaaattaaaaaaataataataataataataactgatgtttgttttgaaatatgtttaaatgttCTAAAAACAATACTGTCCCAAAACTTTCATTacgatttttttaaagcaaatttggAACATGTATAGGTAGctctttttaacaaaatttgttaTGCAGGCTTAAgcttttctgtgtccttttatctttccagactttttgTTATGATTGTTCTGTTTAATCAAGATGTCTAACAAACCAGGGGCTTCCAAGAAAAGAcctcaacagttaaaaaaaaacccaaaacgaaAAACTGATGATGAAGAAGTGGAGTTACCagagagaaaggtaaagaaaatactGAGTTTATCATTTAGAACTTTGAGATTGAAAATATCATCTGTTCTATGTGAAGAAATATGTGAAGACTAAAGGGCAGTTTTACTACAAATTGTAGTAATTCATATTATGTGGGAGCTGTTGCAATATGATTTGTAAAAGTTCTCAGatgaaaattatgtatttcaATTTCCAAAGATATTGATCAGAGAATTATTTTCAGGAAGGGGTAATGGGGCATTGCTAAGGTTTAAATGTGAAGACTAGGAATAAAGTGTATAGAGATTCTATGTTAAAAGGAAAATCTGTGAGTTAGGAGAAGATATATTTATTATCATAGAGAAAAATTACTTTGGGAGAAATTAGCTTCTGTCTACCATCATTGTGCCCCTctcttccaaaatttttattataaaataatttttaaaatgtgtttttccctatgtttttttGTAGGTGAAGTATATAACACTATTTCACAGGCAAAATGACtcacaatttctttaaaacattctttGACATTGTATGGAATTCTGCTGTACATTATCACCATTGTCCAGGAATTGCTTTAGTATATCTGCTGCCTGTGATAAATACACACTCTTGTTCTGCAGAAGTGGCAatctacttttttccttcttgtcgGAAGATATATGGATACTCTTCGACATACATGacaaatatatatcaaaaacGCTATCTTTTTACCTGATGATTaattatgtgtgcatgtgttttttcCTTTAGGTTAGAaacacagcaaaaaataaaaatccaaagcaTCTGCCTTCTgaaggtatttattttctctagcttatttaaCTTGTCTGTCGGTCTCAATACTATCTGTAttcatgaaaaaattctcagcaTCTTGTTTATGAGTTCTGGAAAAGATAGTGATAAACAGCTGCATTCTCATTTTTGCAAGAAAAAGTAGTACTTGTTAGTCAGTTATTTTCTTCAACTGAAATTTTACTTACCACCTCTAGCAAAATATTGTGTAGGATTCTAAATTGATAGGAACTAGAAAAAACCAGTGTCCCATAGTCTGAATTATTACTGATTTGTGACATGGAGACACATGATTTCTCTActgatttctctttaaaacagATATGCTTCTGTCCTACCACTATTGTATAGATTAGTTTGGAGCTACTGTCCAATTTTGTTTGGAGTAAATTAGTTTGGAGCAGTCATCTTTACTTAAGCATCACTTCTTTGAAGAATTCCCTCCGTCTTCTCACCAAGACCAAGCTAGGTCCTCTGGTTTTATATTACTGTAGTGCACATAGTACatagaactttttcttttgtaatgctTTGCATACttctaattataattattttatctccCTTCTCTCCAGAACTAATCTTCAGAGGAGCCAGTAGCATATCTCCTTTGTTTATCCCTTATAAGTAGAACAACATCAACAACCTAGGAGACCCTGAATATTTTGTTCCAGTTGCCATTCAGCATTTGGTAGAAATAGCTTTCTAGTCTTCTCAATGAAGCTCTTTAATTTATATCATTTCTGGGAACCAGACTTTTATATTGAATCCTAATAAGTGTAGCCTGGTTCTTCATTTAGAATTGTCTTGGGTTTGTATCTGCAATGTCAGCTACTAATATTTTTAGCTAACATAATAATAGACAGCATATTCATATTTGACACTTGACATATTATGGCTGtgcaataaaaaagaagttaaacgATTCCTGCAGTTTTATATTTTGGTTCTTGTAATTCTATtagctttttaaagtaaatttatacTTGAAACTCTTCctaagtaaaaacataaaactttgaGATTGACCAGAGTCTCTTCTCTCACCAGTAACAGGGCAAACAGAGCATACTAATCTAAAACGGGTAAAGGTAGCATTCAACAAGAGAAAAACCTGGCAGCCTCTTtcaaagaggagcagagagcattTACAAGCTATGATGGAATCAGTAATAATGTAAGTATGAAATTTTTTCACTCCTGATTTGTACTCACATGTTTCCTACAAACGGTATCCTTTTAACtgtcattatttgttttatggtggtagggtatttttctctttcagaagaaGATACACGTAATGTCTTGTGATGCTATTAGCCTTAAGCAAGAAGTCTTTATTAATTTCAGAAGCTTATCATtccatcaaagaaagaaaaacaaagcctatGTGGCATAACTTGCTATTTGTAAACTTTAAAGTTGTTCCCTCACTAGGGATATTTAGGAAGAAGTTGAGTTGAATTGGCACTATACATAAGCTACCATCATGCTAAAGGGGATGTAAAGATGGATTCTGCCATCAAGAAACTGAACTCATCTAAattaattacaataataaaatgtaatgaaaagaattttgattCTATCTCTgcttaaaatgtatttaacataaaataaaaagtgattgaTTCTTCCTGGCTAGtaagagacacatgaaagaaatcagagagaaaaaagtaaacattgtATTAGTTGTATTTCAAACTACTACTTAttcaatatcttttttcttttccagaacaaTTTTGAGTGACAATATTAGAGAACATGAACAAGTTCAGTATCATCTTAACTATCTAAAGAAAAGGTAATATAGTTATGCAATAGAAAATTGTTAGAACATAATTAGTAAAAATCTGATCTGTTCCTATGTTATCAGAACAGACATTTGTGGGATATAAAGTTTTTCTTTCATACTGGGTTTTCGTTGTTGttgcttctgttgttttaagaagATGAGCAATTTGGAAATGTATATTCTAAACTGCTGCTGCATGCAATTCTGAAGTTAAGagaatttattaagaaaagagtCTGAAAATCACAAAATGCCTACTTCTACAGTTCATTGTTTTGTATTgggatttgaaaaaatattttgtcaattttaaCTCCCTTCATGTTGAGCAATTCGAAGTTAACAGTTTACCGTTCTTATCTGGTATTTTTTGGAAGATGAGTTTTGGTTTCCACTCTTGTTAAAACCCTACAAATCTTAAGTTGTAGGGTTTTGGAGAATGCCAAAATGCTGCTGCTAGGTAAAAGCAACCAAATTTAGATTTTCCTCCTTGATTTCTTCTCGAATTCAAGAATCAAATCTAGGAAAGCTGTATTGCTCCCTGCTACAAGTGAGGGTAGTAATAGGTTAGTTTCTATTGGTGATCTAATCAACCTGGTTTGAAGGAGGCTTTCTTACccttgttttgttaatttttttctgtttttaatttgtttttttatctttttgtttttaatttgttctttaatttttttcctttatatatttagaaaggATTTCTTAACTTTAATATTGAATAGTATTTATGATGATAGTACTTTTGACAAAGCACtctattttttgaatgtttatttatttttgagagacagagcgggagagggtcagagagaaggagacacagaatccagagcaggctccaggctctgagctgtcagcacagagtgtaacactgggctcgaactcatgaaacacaagatcatgacctgagccaaagtcagacacttaaccaattgaaccacccaggcgcctctgaacaAAGCACTTTAatcttcatgttttatttgcCTTAAACTCTATGGCACTCACTTATCTTCAAAGCCATTGTTAGAGTAACTGATATAGAAGTTCTTTTTCATTGGTCACATTGTCTGAGACAACTGAAATATAGCATCCAGGGTCATAATTATGACTTACAGAGTAGTGTTCCATCTTTTATCCAACAATCACAATAACCAATAGAATTATGTGCTATAATAGTCCAGGAAACACTTTCAGAAGATACAAGGaaagttttactttaaaatatgtataaatgaaattgtataaaaattaaattgtataaataaatgtatataatacaattaattgttaaatatgtaaaatagaattttttcctttcatgaagCAGCTTAAGTGCCCTATGATTTGagataaatcttaataaattgaAAGGTTTAAAGATGATGTGTCATGGCTTTTTATGGGTGACTCACTGCTAATGTTAGCCACtgttaataaaagaatattatagcCCTTGGGAATATGAGGTCAGAGAAGAGATGGCAACAGTActtcaaacagaacaaaaaacaaaaataatggtactaaaaaagtaaatataattatgtttttattttatccctAAGATTGCTACAACTGTGTGAAAATCTTAAAGTCCCTCCCAAAAAGCTGAAAGATTTAACTAATGTGTCAAGTCTACTGAAAATGGAAAGGGCAGAGCACAGAGCTAATGAAGAAGGTCTGGCATTATTACAGGTATGATATTTGAACAGGGAGTCCGTAATTAGAGAGTtaggaaaaaggggaagaaaacaagaaatttttttgaattatcaTGATATTCTCTGAGTAATGAATACTGATATTAGAACAAGTaattcattaaattattattattattattattattatcattattattattattagtcaaAGCAAAAACTTTGCCTAAACCTTGGGCCTCTAAAGTTAAAAGTACTTCTAATATATTAATGATtagcaattctatttttttatctgACTTTAACTGGACTACTATTTTGGATTATCAAATTACAGGAGGTCATCACTAAATGCTATAGAATTTcaaaacattatattagtttttccATTCTGTATATGGTACTTATTGACAAGAAGAGCATggtcatcattattattgttgtttattaTCATTATAGCTAACATGTAATGAGGGCTCTCTATGTTCTAGGCACTACTCTAGGCACTTATAG
The sequence above is a segment of the Prionailurus bengalensis isolate Pbe53 chromosome B2, Fcat_Pben_1.1_paternal_pri, whole genome shotgun sequence genome. Coding sequences within it:
- the CENPQ gene encoding centromere protein Q isoform X2, with amino-acid sequence MSNKPGASKKRPQQLKKNPKRKTDDEEVELPERKVRNTAKNKNPKHLPSEVTGQTEHTNLKRVKVAFNKRKTWQPLSKRSREHLQAMMESVIITILSDNIREHEQVQYHLNYLKKRLLQLCENLKVPPKKLKDLTNVSSLLKMERAEHRANEEGLALLQMFQIDSGVLCLPELSQKSLKAPTLQKEILTLIPNHNALLKDLDVLHNSPQMKNMLTFIEEAYKRLGAS
- the CENPQ gene encoding centromere protein Q isoform X1, whose amino-acid sequence is MSNKPGASKKRPQQLKKNPKRKTDDEEVELPERKVRNTAKNKNPKHLPSEVTGQTEHTNLKRVKVAFNKRKTWQPLSKRSREHLQAMMESVIITILSDNIREHEQVQYHLNYLKKRLLQLCENLKVPPKKLKDLTNVSSLLKMERAEHRANEEGLALLQEEIDKILETIESMTGNIHSLKNKIQILTSEVEEEEEKVKQMFQIDSGVLCLPELSQKSLKAPTLQKEILTLIPNHNALLKDLDVLHNSPQMKNMLTFIEEAYKRLGAS